Genomic DNA from Desulfonema ishimotonii:
CTCCTCCTTCCTGCTGGAGCCGAACCTCAAAGAGGGGGACGGCGGCCTTCGGGACTACCACACCGTACTCTGGATCGCCCGGCTCAGAGAAAATCTCACCCAGCCCCGCGACCTCGAATATCAGGGCTGTTTCTCCCACCGGGAATTCAGCACCCTCACCGAGGCGCTTTCGTTTATCTGGGCCGTGCGAAACCATCTGCACCACCTGGCCGGACGAAAATGTGACCAGCTCTATTTCCGGCACCAGGAAAAGCTGGCCGATATCATGGGCTATTGCAAAAAAGACGGTCAGCAGCCGGTCGAACGCTTTCTGGGAGAGCTGCACCGGCACATGGCCTTTTTAAAGGCCCAGTACGAGATGCACGTTTACGAGCTGGAAAACAAAAAGAAACAAAAACGTCGGCGCAAGCCCCGTGTGAAAACCCGCATCGAGGGCATTGAGGTGCAAAACGGACTGCTCGGCTTTGAATCTCCCGGCAGCATCAGAGAGAATCCCGCCCTCCTCATCCGGATATTTGAGGAGAGCGCACGGCTGCACCAGCCCCTCAGCGCAGAATCCGAGCGACTGGTGGGCGAGTTTCTCCATCTGGCGGACCGGACGTCTGCGGCTGCGATCAGATCCTTTGAGAATATCCTGGTGACGCGGGTTCCCCGCTTTAACGTGCTGGAGGCGATGCTGCGCACCGGCTTTCTGGCAAAGTTCATCCCCCAGTTTGACCAGATCGTCAACCGGATTCAGTATGACGAATACCACCTCTATCCCGTGGACCGGCACCTGCTCCGCACGGTGCAGACAATCAAAAAATTCGGGACGCCCGACGATCCCACCGGGAACCCCCTGTGCGGGGATCTGTACCGGGAGATCGCCGATCCGAAGCTGCTGCTCTGGGCAGGCCTGTTTCACGATATCGGAAAGGGAGAGACGGGGGGCAACCACTCGGCCAGGGGCGAAGAGATCGTCCGGGATATTCTGAGAGAAAAGGGCTACCCCGAAGAGGCCATCGGCACGGTGGCGTTTCTGGTGCGGAACCACCTCTTCCTCATTAAGATTGCCACGCGGCGCGACATTCAGGACGAGGAGACGGCCATCTTCTGTGCCCACCGGATTCAGGATACTGAGCGGCTGAAAATGCTCTACCTGCTGACGGTGGCCGATTCCGTATCCACGGGCCCCAAGGCCTGGAACAGCTGGACCGCCACCCTGCTGGAGGAACTTTTTCTCAATGTCCTCAACACATTGCAGAACGGCGAGCTGACATCCGGCGAATTTGTGGAGATCGTGGAGAAAAAGCGGGCTGCGCTTCCGGAGGCCGCTGCAATGCCGCCGGAGGCATTGCAGACAATCGACATGCTCTTTAATGTCATGTCGCCCCGGTACCTGCTCTACACGCCGTCCGAGGCCATGGGCGCGCATATCCGCCTTTACACGAAACTGGAAGAGCGCCCCTTTGTCTGGGACATCGCCAGATCGTCCGACGGCTCCACCCGGACCGTGACCGTCTGCGCCAAGGACGGCCCCGGCCTCTTCTCCAGAATTGCGGGCACCTTCACCCTGAACGGCATCGACATCCTCGACGCCCAGGTCTACACCTGGCGGAACAACATCGCCCTGGACGTATTCGAGGTAAAGCCGCCGTCCGACCTTATTTATGAGGATCAGAAATGGGAAAATACGGCGCGGGATCTGGAATCCGCCCTGAAAGGGGATCTGGAT
This window encodes:
- the glnD gene encoding [protein-PII] uridylyltransferase codes for the protein MKKQNNITETPLIKLTHQRETLISGFLAGSIPDFLRQHTRILDSYFHESYENSIIGPQISMTRYPYAIIALGGYGRQEQCIHSDVDLLLLFEKDVPDAAEELVREVIYPLWDIGLDVGHATRTLDGCITAALEDIETLTALLDARFICGMSRLYSALMDRLREKFVLETSGTVIDRLVDRNQERHVRFGDSSFLLEPNLKEGDGGLRDYHTVLWIARLRENLTQPRDLEYQGCFSHREFSTLTEALSFIWAVRNHLHHLAGRKCDQLYFRHQEKLADIMGYCKKDGQQPVERFLGELHRHMAFLKAQYEMHVYELENKKKQKRRRKPRVKTRIEGIEVQNGLLGFESPGSIRENPALLIRIFEESARLHQPLSAESERLVGEFLHLADRTSAAAIRSFENILVTRVPRFNVLEAMLRTGFLAKFIPQFDQIVNRIQYDEYHLYPVDRHLLRTVQTIKKFGTPDDPTGNPLCGDLYREIADPKLLLWAGLFHDIGKGETGGNHSARGEEIVRDILREKGYPEEAIGTVAFLVRNHLFLIKIATRRDIQDEETAIFCAHRIQDTERLKMLYLLTVADSVSTGPKAWNSWTATLLEELFLNVLNTLQNGELTSGEFVEIVEKKRAALPEAAAMPPEALQTIDMLFNVMSPRYLLYTPSEAMGAHIRLYTKLEERPFVWDIARSSDGSTRTVTVCAKDGPGLFSRIAGTFTLNGIDILDAQVYTWRNNIALDVFEVKPPSDLIYEDQKWENTARDLESALKGDLDLGQALKEKMRVYGPNRPVIGDRPDQVMIDNEVSSFFTIIEVFSYDVPGLLFGITDALFKCRLDVWVAKIATKIDQVVDVFYVRDFDGQKVDAPEQVAAIRAALKKVLSTTGPSAA